The Vitis vinifera cultivar Pinot Noir 40024 chromosome 18, ASM3070453v1 region TGGAAATGCGTCTCTTCATTTCATAAAGGTGAAAGTCTACCTTGTGGAACGGTGAAAGAAGCTAGAAACTAAGCAACAAAATGGTCCATCTTCCATCAAGTATCTGCCCCCTTGTTTTTCGATGCTGCTTCTATTGAAGTCATTCAGAAAATCATAGCATCCACCTGGAAAactcccctttttttttaaggctCACTCTTTGCCCATTCTACTGTCTTCTAAGACTAGCGCCCTCCTGAGATTTATGGCATGCATACAGTGCATTATTAATATAGCATTCAAGAGGAGGATTCAGATTAACCGATGAAAACGCCCAACCAAGTATGTACCCAAGTTCAAACTTCCTAAATGATTCCATCAGATGAAGATCAAATCAGCTCTTTTGTCAACCTTCGCCTCACTTTCAAACATAGCTTACCAGAGAAGTGCAATTCAAGGGCTTACAAAGAGTGCCTATAGCTTGAAGACTGAAATTCTAATTCTAACCCAGGGCCAAAAGTCAGCGCCCTTTGGTGGGCGGCACACTGTTAACTCATTATCCCACATTATAATATAAGActgataatttttttgaattatcaAAATATGGTTAAGCTTGCCTTTTTGCTGAAATAAATTCCTGAAATTATGCAATTAAcctgagttttttttttttttcttcaattatgCTAACTTCAGTGTTAAAGAACAGAAAAAGCATAATTGGAATGGTAAACCTTCAAATACAAATGCAACGAGTTCATGATTGCAATCTGCATGGCTCCAAATAAGCCTTAAGAATGTATTATAATAGCAGGCATTAGAAGTCATTCTTCCTTCACTTTTCCAACCCAATTCTTCTTATGatcattatattatatttgcaCAAGATAGACATCAGGGCTTCATCATCATTTAATGGTTTATGCCTCCCTTTCATGGCAACAAATGGGTGATGGGATGCCCAAACACACCGTGGGCTGTTGCAAACCGCTCCATTAACTCAATTTTGTTCTGGGTGTTATGAACATTTAACCAAAAGATAGATTATTGTTTATGCTTTTAGTTCCACATCAAAAGGAATTTGCGAGATAAACAGGAaccataaataattaataaccatGAGAGTATACAAGTAACTTCAAACATGACCCAGTTTCACACATCAGACATCCCCTCAAAAATCAACCACAATCACAAATCAACACAAGCCAACAGAAAACTATGAATGAAAACAGACTCCACACAAGCATTAGCACCAACCCACACACATATGAACCAGGATGCAACCCTGGCGTTTAAGGATTTCTTCACATGTCAATCTCTACTCCATCCAAAAGCTAATAAGACGTGTGATGATTATATGAAACTATGCACCGGAAGCTCAAGGGCTGGTGGTTGAGTGGGGTGGGGAAAGAGAAGGGAAGGGTATGTCCTTTGGAAGAGTAGGGATGCTAGGCAGCGTTGGCTTAGGCAGGTCAGGTAGATGGGGTAGAGGAGGGACTTCTGGCAGTTTTGGCACCTCAAGCTTTGGCAAAGGTGGCAGTTCAGGCTTCTCCAAAGCTGGGACATGTGGAACAGTAGGCAATTCAGGCTTGGGCAAAGTTGGCAACGTGGGCTCTGGTAGAGTTGGGACATGAGGCAGAGGTGGAAGCTCAGCCTTGGGAAGAGTTGGCAGTTCAGGTTTCTGCAAAGTGGGGAGTGTAGGAAGAGGTGGCAATTCTACCTTGGGAAGCTCAGGAACCTTAGGCAGTGCGGTTTCCTCCAGAAGGTGACGAGATGCAAAAACTTCTTTGCCACTCATTAGGGACAGAGTTAGGAGCAGCAGAGGCAACAGAATGGATGGTTGATGGTGATGAGCCATTTCTGAATTGCTAAAAGACTTGGGCTTCTGAATTGATGGTAGAAGTTTCTTCTGAGAATGGTTTGCATACAGGGGTTGGCTTTGGGGTTTTATAGATGAGGGATGATGTTTTATGAGATTGGGAACTTAAGCTGAGTTGTTGGGATTGGGAAGAGCTTTGTGTTGTTAGTTGAACTTCTCATCCATCACTTCCAAATAATCAAATAGATTTGGTGGAGGGTTTTGCCATATGTAGCAGGGATCTTGATTAAAGTCAATAGAAGTTCATCTGCCTGGTGTTATCTTCATTGATATACTACTAGTTCCATGTGAATGAAGAACATCTTGCTGATTGGATTGTTGATTACAATGACTAGTTTCCCAGGTGGACGATGTAGGATTTGTACTTATCAACCAGCAGATTAAAACCTTCCCATGTGAGCTTATTGATTGAAAAATATTCTACCAGTAAGGCTTCTAAACAATTAATATTTACCAATGTCTTAAGATTGGATTAAAAATTCGTTCAACAAAGATTATTTTTAGGATAACAACTGGTACAAAGGTCAAAGGAATTTCTTGAATACCCAATAAttaacaaacaaacaaacaatgcAGTAACAAAATGGCatcctaaagaaagaaaaaaggaacaagaaaaggagcaaataaaatttaactttacTGTATCATATGCAAGCAACATAACAGTTAAGGCTGAGTGGCATCCCAGGCCCAAGCCATATGGATTGTGGGCTTTGGACTTCTTTGCCAAGTGCAAATATTTCACTTCCTAGTAGCAATATAGAAACATACAAAGAATTATCTGCtcttttttaaggaaaaaaaaacaataaacaaagaaataaataaaacagagCGTTAGCAATGGCCATGGTTATTGCTGAGAATTGAATGGAAGAGGAGGAAGATATGGAGGTGAGGGAAATGAACAGGGAACAGATGAGGATTCCGGTTAGGGTTTTGGTTGGTTCAGGGTGTGGTAGAAGTCTAGAAGATGAGAGGCATTGAGCAATTTCACGTGtccttttatatttaaaaaataaaataaaaataagggttACAAAGGGATAGATGGGATGTGTAAATAGAACTTTGAGTTTATATATGCTTttaattttatacaaaattatatagaatatcATTGAATCTGACCAAGAAGTAATTTGATGAAACATTTAGAATATAGAATTTCTTTAATTGCACAATCATATTTTACATGATTGCTTGCAATGAAGCTTGTGATGAGTTTGCCAAGAGATGTCCTGGGCTAAAAAAACCTCctaataaataattgaatgcTGTACGATGTCTATGCTGTTCCTGTGATTTCCTTTTTAATCCTTATGACATTTTCAAAGAGATAAGAGATAAGAGAAGTAGGAGGCAAGTGGGGGGAAGCGTCGAAGAGATAAGAGAAAACATATGCCATTTTCAATTCCAAATGGATTTTCGATATTTACAAGCAAAGAGAAGTTAATTACATTCTCATGCAATGGTGAAAATCTAGCTTGTGGGATAGAGAAGTAGAAACTCAGCACCAAAATGCTCGGTTTTTGACCAAGCATTTGGGCCCTTCTTTTTCAATGCTGCTTCTCTTGAAATCAATTGTCCACTTCTCAAATGTACAGTTCAGAAAATCATAGTAACCTCCATGGATAGAAAGAAGTCCTTTCCTTTCTCTGTCTTCTATCCATGGATACGTTAGCAGGTTCAGCAAGGAGTGGTTGATTGATTCCTGTAAAGATTAATGAGTAAAACTCACTTCAATAGCCACCAAGTTAAGACTCAGTCTTTGCTAGTTCTACTGTTCTTCTAAGACTAATACTCTGTGAGCTTTATTGTATTCACATAGTGCATGATTAGAATAGCAAAGAGGTTTAGATTAACTGATGAAAAAACCCTACCAAAAATATATCTTGGTTCAAACTTAAGAAATAATATGATCAGATAAAGATCAATCAATGTAAGACACCTCTTTTATCAGCCTATGCCTCATTTTCAAACATAACTTACCACAGAAATGAAATTCAAGAGCTTACAAAGACTGCCTAAAGCTTGAGACTGAAAACCAACTTTAAGGGAAAATTCATGCCCTTTTATGGGGCAAAATAGAGTTGACTCAGTAACTCAAAATCAATCATATAAAactgtcatttttttttcttctaaatatattaaaattttgttaagcTTGGCAAGATTCAAACACTTCCAGACAGAATGAAGCTCAACTCTGACCAGTTTTTTGCCAAGCTGGTCCAACATTTAAGCAAGTTTGAGTTAATTTGACTATATCATAAGCAAAGCATTTATGACAGCAGGAGATCCTACTTTATCAGGTAGAAATATCAAATAATCAGTTCAGAAAGAGTGTGATAAATAAAAGGAACCTTCTCACAGTATTTGCATTGCTGGTAAAAGCCAAGATGGCCGGCAGCAGCTTTTGTTCTTAATTTTGCAACTTTCCCATTGGCAACCCAATTTTCAACAAAGCTACTGAAAATAGAGATGAACTGTGATAAGAAACTGGAGCACAAGCCACATTGAAGATCAAGCAAGCACAAGTCATGGGtatatgagaaagaaaagaagttgCCAAACAGAACCTGGAATTCACATCATCTCGCATCCTCACAAGGGTCTCAATTCCTGCGCAGCTACTGTGTCCTATGACTAATATATTTTCAACCTAGAGAAAGCAATAATCATTTTGTCATTCCCAATtcccaagtaaaaataaaagtttatacaATCATGGAGAACATGCATGTGAAAGTGAAAGCAATATAACAGAAATCTTTGAATTtcttcaggaaaaaaaaaaagaaaagaaaaaaagaaagggaaaatctATAGCCGACCTTATATTCGGTGTACGCAGCACAAGGACAAAGTAATCATATATTGCATGGTAATATTAATCATGAAGATCATTAATTTTGCATGTAACCCCAAATAGAAGTAAACTTTCAAAATCAACCTGCATTATTAAAGATTTTCCAAGAACAATGCATGCCTCTAGTTTGCTAACATTCACTGCTTCTTCCCACTTAAATTCGCACTCAAAATTTTCCTGTAAAAACCTTATATTTTTGTCAAGTATTTTAGAGCACAAATTAGCTTCCCAAGTTTCCAGCAATATTTTCCCATTTGTGCCCAAAACTTGAGATTATCCTTGGTGCTGAATAATCTCTGAATCATAAATTTGTCAAAGCAAGGGATGTTTCCCTCTTGCTACAATTCTCATTACTCAAGAATCAAATTACTGAAGGCTTCTAATTAATGAATGTGAGGGGTCAGAGACACTTCCTACTGTAGCCTCAAGGACACACCATTCTGTGCTTCTGTCAATGACCAGAAGTTCAGAGATTTATTGAATGGAATCACTTACTTCAAGAGTATTCACAGCAAACTCGAGGGCAGCATTAGTTTCTGATGGTCCGTTCTgcagaaagataaaaattaacaGGACTGGTTAAACTCGAATAACAGATCATATTGAAAATTTGCAGTTCAGTAACTTGGCTTTTAGTTaaagttgaataaaaatatGAGTCGATACCTCTACTGGGGGCACAAGATTTGCCACATTTCTTATCATGAATGCTTCTCCTGGTTGAAAACCAAGGATGTTGGAAGGGCATACCCTCGAGTCTGCACAAGCGATCACCATGAACTGTTCTTGAACTTATCAGTTTAAATATAACTGCCCAAGTTTATTTGCAACAAAATAGGGCAGAGTATAACAGTGTGTGCTTAATCATGATTTCACTTAAGGCCAAAAGGTCTGCTAAATATAgagaatcattaaaaaatttgagtaTGTTTATACCTTTGGAGATTGAGCTTTGGCAAGAGCTTGAAAGTGCTCTGGTTCTTCCCTGTTCAAAGCATGAGTTAGTTATCATAAAAAAGGCAAAACAGTTCTCTTAAATCCAGGAAATCCTTCATTTCAATGCTAGTTGCTACTTACAGGTACTTTTGCTTCTTGAAACAGAGAAACCTGTGCTTCAACTCTTCAAAAAAATCCAGTCCCTGATCAGTTTTATCCAGACTTTCCATTTCATTTCCCATCTTATTGCTCATAAGGTGTTGACCACATCCCAATGAATCACTTGAAGCCTCCAATCTTGAAACCAAATTTCTCCTACAAGTGGAGAAGCCAAAGTGTGAGTGCAATTCTTAAAGTATTCCTAGGTTAAAATCAAAGTACAGTCACATGGAAAAGTTAATTTCTGGAACAGTCTTATCTTTCAGGTTACTGTTGAAATTACAGTTGTATTGAGGTTTCTCATAAATCACATCACCAGGAAGCTTTGTGccgaaaaaaaatctaagaaagGAGAAAGGTTCCCCAAACCAAAGACAAAATGCTTACATGATGTGACCATTATGTAAGTTACAATGAAAAGATCAAAACAGTTATAGGCTGTATCTGTTCAGTGAGAATTGGATTTTGTTTGATGTTTCAATTGTACAGAAAGTAACAGAATGCTGAATTAGTACTAAAGGTTCCAATTTCCAGTTCCAAGGTGCCAATTCTACAACCAAATGCGGCCTAACAAACAGAAAAGGATAATCAAGAATCCGTAGCAGCATTCAGAAGAAACTCTTCTTATTTGATAGAAGTGTATGAAGGAAGAAGTGCGGACATTGCTAGCACTATTTCTCTTCACaaagttatttttcattttgagtCAACACAAAAGCACCCATCTCCCGTCTCCTACTAAACACACACACTTGCATCAAACCGTCCCTCATATATTTGATTGGGTTACTTCTAAAAcgaaaacaaaaactaaaagaaaagagGGGGAAcaagggaaggaaaaaaaagaaaaaaaaaatgatgaagaatgcAATCCAGATCAGAAGTAAAAACAAGATTAAGAGAAATATTTACTTGACTGAAGGTAACGATCCCAAATGGGTTTCGCCAACTCTCACCAATTTCTTCCGAGAATCAAAGATCTGAAAAATAAACAGAAGAAtcaataagggaaaaaaaaaaaaaaaaaagcacgcAGAGTCTTATGGAAAGTGGAGGGAATAAGAATGCAAATGAATGGGAAGAGATACAGGCGATTTGTGGAGAAGACCCATGAAGGAATTAGTGGGTCCGGAAACAGAAGAATCGAATGATACAGAAGAAGGTCGAAGAGCTGCCATTGTTGATCCAATCCAACGAATTCCAGAGCCTGGCATGAAGAACCAAATTAGGGTTTTCAATCCACATATATTAAACCGGGGCTCCGATAATCAACAGATCatcatgaaaaatacaaaactaTAACGGTTCAAAATCATGTCAAGACTCAAGACTAAAGtgacaacaataataataattaataagaaaaaggtAGTTACGGATCCGCGAGTGCATGGCTCTGTTCCCGCTCTCAAGTTTGGTATGTTTTTAACCACCACCACCCATATTTAAAACTTACTATAGAATATGATGGTAGAAACTTAAATATTCAGATGAGTACATGCTTATCCATGTGAGGAAATATCACgaggacccaaaaaaaaattaaattaaaaaaaaaaagtgaaaaaaaaggcACTCATGGCATTCTTATCCAAATCCAATGCCCACATAAAATTAGACCCTTTGAAGGGTCACCGACCAGGACAGTCTTGCATCTCTATTAGCTTTCTTTGATTTGCCAAAACATATGTTTCCATTCTACACGTAACTGACAATAGTTTTGATTCTTGAAGCTCATCCTTGTTTGCCAAGATAGACATTTCCTCGTAGAGTGCATCTCCCCATAAGGTGTATGCTTCATTTTTGTCTCTCTTTTAGAGGGCTATTAGAAGTACATAATTAAAGTCTCCCAGCACAATTTTCAAGTGGAATTTTTGGATTGAATTATAATCATTActtaatggaaaagaaaaggcaCTGTTCTATTTCTACCTGAAACAAATATGCTGCTGCATCTGTAGTgcagattttttttgtttattttttctctttgtcaATGGGGGGTTTTGTAGGAAAGAGCTTTCATGTTGTCTGGAAAAACATCCTCAAGACTCTGAATATTAAACGAGTGGAATGAGGTTGGAAATGGAAATAGCTAACGTTGTTGTACAGTTGTGTGTATTAGAATTTagaaacaaaatacaaaaaggaaaaattcaaaaatctaaATCAAACACTGGTATTTGATCAAGGGTTAAGAAGAAGCGTTTGAAGTAGAGAAACGAGGGCGCTTGTGAAGTGGGAACACCCCGGTGGACCCAAAACCCGAAGCCCGATTTTCCACCACAGCTTTCAATGCCCTTCTCAAATTCCCAAGTTCAGCCTCCCCACCACCACCCCACTGCATCACCACCACGCTCTTCGTCCGCCCTCCCACCGTCGCCATCTCGGCCCGCACCACCCGTGCCCTCACCGAGCCAATTGCCTGCGTCAGATCCCGGTTCAAACTCGGTCTATCCTCGCAGCACAACGTCGCCTTTATCAGCCTCTCATCTCCCTCGTAGTACCCCAAAGTCACCTCGTCCGTCTCTCCAGGAAACGTCCACGACTCCGATCCACCGCCGCTGCAGCATCCGTCTCCGTTCTGCCCCGCCACGTCAGCAGCGCGCTTCCTGAGCTCCGTCACGTGCCGAACCACCTCCGCCAGCAATGACGCCTTGTCTGTCTGGAGAGAACAAAGTAGTTGAAAATGTAAGAGCGTGCGACTAAATTAGCCTTACAACGCCGCGACAAAGAAAAAGCATCACTCACTTTGGTGGTGTTAGGGAGGAGAGTGCGGAGAGTGGAGAGGTGAGCGTTAATTCGCTGTCTGCGCCTCCTCTCAGCCTCGCTGTGGCTGTTGCATGCAGCCGTCGATTTTCCCTCCACCCTTGTTCCTGAATCCCCATCCTCCAACTTCAACTTCATCTGCTGAACAGGTTCATAGTAGCTTTGAAACGGAAGCATTTTCTACCCAAAAagcaagatttaaaaaaataataataataaatgaaaatataaatattgagaGAAATGAAGAGTTTCTACACATGGCACATAAAAGAATCTTAACGATGTAAATATTGAATGGAACCTCAATTAATTGTTGTAGTAGAAGATATGATAGGGATCAGGGAGCTCCAAGATGAAGATATAGTCTGTCTGGAATAATGGAAAAAACCCCTGACTTTTTGAAGAAAGAGGAAGAAGGGGTTGCatagagaaaaatatattagGAGAATTGGAAGCTCAAGTTGAAGTAGTAGACTTGTAGTGTACTGGTTGTGGTGGTAGAAAGTGAAAATGAGAGGTGTTGGAGAGAAACCACccccccttttctttttttaccggGGACAGTTAAAAAAGGTGAACCATTGCCCATTACCCATTACCCATTAACCGAGGAATAGGACCAAAAGCTAAGATGGGTAGAAGGGAAGAGTGAAGTAATAACAGGGTGATTGCAGAGAGAATGAGGTAGAAGAGTATGTGAGATCACACTTGGGACTTGGGACTTGGGATTCATTTTCGAAGTACATATCTAGACTCAGTtgtttcaaattaattattgaCGACGAGTGTATTTGATAACGGTGGGTGTAGGAGCATTTGATAATTCTGAGGTGAAATGTCCATTTGTTTCATTCATTCTCGTTTATCTAGTGGGGATTTCACTGAAAATGCCTTCATAAAGTGGAGCATAATGCTCCATCCTAATTCTAGATTTGGTCACAATTTCCACACCTAAAGGACTTATTGGCGTACGTAAACCTGTGTGGTTGTTGGTGGGTGTCCTTTCAAGACCCAACGTGAATAGGAGTGTGTATCAACTATCCACCACGCTTTTTGTGCACATAATGAAAGATCATTTGCAAATGGCAATGTAACACGGCAAAAGTAGGTCCGAAGGTGGAAAAGAAAGGTAGTCGGAGTCACACTCCAAACTCCATCGACGTGGATCAAGTGAGTGCTGGGTGGTGGTGCTGCTGCTGGAGGAAGGCGTGGAAAGGCGAAACGTGGCACAATCACTTTCAATGAACAGTAACATATTACGGCGGCGCCGACAGCTTTTCTAAGGGAATCAAAAGTGACAGCAGCGATTATGAGCCGACAACACCCCCTTTGTGCCTTTGTCACCACGCTATATTTCaccctttttttctctctttgttttttttagccTCGGCAACCATGGTCACCTTCTCCACCGTCCGTTCTTGAACCCACTCTCATTCCTGGCCCTTCGATGTCTTTCCTTGCTCTTCATCCTATTACTTGGTTCTCCTCCTTTTCGCTTCTTTCAACCCAGAAAGGACCCCATGTTGGGATTCATGACAATCACAGCAACATTAGCAAAGGTTCGTTCGAGAGAAAACGATTCAAAGTGGAAAAGGAATCCGATGTGGGATGGaagattttgatgaaaatgagGAAGGGAGCGCCTTATGTTACGTGTTGGTTATTATTCCCCAGCACATtagcaataataatattgatgGCAATTTTATTTGTGgatttttgtgattttaataCATAAAACAGTCGGTGAATAGTTCAAAGGAAGCAAAATATAAGATGCTTTGTCCTTTATTATGGAATGTATCCGCCGGACGTATCAATTCAAATTTCAGCAGGTTGTCTCCTTCCACAGTGCCATCCCAGAGCCCCTAATTGTATGCAGAAGCATGCATACATGAATATTCATCCCAAGTTCTGTTGATACTTGGAATGCTTTTTCAAGAAAATCAATGTTACTTTCTCAAAAATATATTACAACTAGAGTTGCATACAATAATAGATTGCTAAAACGTGCGGCCTGTTATGATGAATTAGTGTTGAATGAGGAGGGACGTCTGAACGCTCAAAAACAGGTGAAGAAAGGCAATGCTGGCTCTGGATGCGAGGCCCCCACAGCACCATTTATTATAATGAAAAGTAAAGAGTAAAATCAACATCTAATGGCAGGCAAGGAGAGACAAGGAGGTCAGGGCAGGGCAAGGCAGTGCAGGAACAAAATTCCTAATTCTTGGCTACCAGGATGACGTCTACATACACACTGCAAACAGACAGGTTCCCATCCCTCATTCTGTCTTGCACTTTGGGTCCACAACTGTACCTGCCTCCTTTGTCTTCATCAACCAAGCTTCAATATTCATGTGAGCTTCTTGTCAGACCCCCAGATCAGGTTGGTTTGAGTTCAAATTTATATATGCTTAATGGAAATATTTGTTAGGGAAGACATGGGGTTTAAGGCATGAACAACCCTTTTGGTTCACACCCATCCCCCACCCTACCTATTAGGCTTTTTACCTTCAAAAATTAAGAGCAGGAATGAAAAGAACGGAAGGCCCCCAGCAAAGACCTGATGTCCTTTTATATTCCATTCCCTGACCCTAGTGTGGGGCCTAGTCTCTTCAAAATTGACCACCATCCATTTCTCTGATGAGGATTTCTTCACTAGTTCAGACTTTTAAAGGCTGGGGAAAGCAAAGATATGGGgagaggaaaggaaaaatgCAGAGAGAATGGTTGAGACAAAGCTTAAAGTAACCAGGAATGGGAACAGTAAAAACCTTACTGTCCCAATACCCATACCCCACCCCAGTCAAATATGTACAAGCTACTGAAAACCTTCCCTTCACCATCCATGCTTATGAACTTGGCTAACAAGTGATAAGAATGAATTTCCAAGATCTACTCAAGAAAagcaatgaaagaaataaacaatgttttaaaaatcaaattgatcattaaatcgaaaaaattatcaattcacGATTCATTGATTAAATCATGATTGAATCAGTgttgttataaatatataatttatatattattaaaatttaaaataattataaaaattaaaattaaaatttatatattatttaaaaattaaaattttatttgaaaatcataaaattatttacaaatcagaaaaaaaaagtttgaaattagaaattaaaattaaaatcaaaattttaaatttatttttaaatccaaaacttattttaaaatcataaatttatttaaaattataacattttcatgaatttaaattaaaatagaaaacataaaataatggaTATAAACTAAtaaggtaaataaaataataataaaaacaaaaataaaaaaatccatgaGGAAGTAAAAGGACAACTGAAAAGGAAGGGGGAAGAGAGGCAGTGCGTAATaggagaagaggaagaagagggTGGTGGGGGCGCACGCTTGGAGCATATTCGGAGCAGAAGAAGGATGTGGTggtggggtgggggtggggtGGCGCAGGCTGGCAACAGAAGATGGGGCCAGCTGAGGCTGGAGGCGCACGCTAGGAGCAGAAGGGTCACGACGGCTGAGGCGGAACTGGAAATGGGGAAAAGAGAAGGGGGTTTTTTTGAACTGTTCGGTTCAGCCAAAACCAGCCAGGTCAACCTGTTCCGGCGGTTTCGATGCTGGTTCAAAGGCTGCCCGAATCAAATGGATGAATCAGACCAGATTCGTGACCAACCAGCAGTCGAGCCTCTCGAACCGAgataaaatgattaaacaatgtcagttttttttgtattaatgagATTCTATGTCATAAACTTTATCCTTCTTCCTTTACTTAAACCCTACAAGATAAAAAAACCTACCCCATTTTGAAGCTAAATTAGAAGTTTCTAATTATTAAAGTTAGGTTATagaagaaattgaatttaagtcAAATATGTTATTAGAATCTTA contains the following coding sequences:
- the LOC100245391 gene encoding beta carbonic anhydrase 6, mitochondrial isoform X7: MHSRIRSGIRWIGSTMAALRPSSVSFDSSVSGPTNSFMGLLHKSPIFDSRKKLVRVGETHLGSLPSVKRNLVSRLEASSDSLGCGQHLMSNKMGNEMESLDKTDQGLDFFEELKHRFLCFKKQKYLEEPEHFQALAKAQSPKFMVIACADSRVCPSNILGFQPGEAFMIRNVANLVPPVENGPSETNAALEFAVNTLEVENILVIGHSSCAGIETLVRMRDDVNSSSFVENWVANGKVAKLRTKAAAGHLGFYQQCKYCEKMFVVCKRLLVDQNIHKQGCHFHRHHMGKLDPVGIIFTLPANDTSRLQERREVDEVYLPN
- the LOC100245391 gene encoding beta carbonic anhydrase 6, mitochondrial isoform X8 produces the protein MHSRIRSGIRWIGSTMAALRPSSVSFDSSVSGPTNSFMGLLHKSPIFDSRKKLVRVGETHLGSLPSVKRNLVSRLEASSDSLGCGQHLMSNKMGNEMESLDKTDQGLDFFEELKHRFLCFKKQKYLEEPEHFQALAKAQSPKFMVIACADSRVCPSNILGFQPGEAFMIRNVANLVPPVENGPSETNAALEFAVNTLEVENILVIGHSSCAGIETLVRMRDDVNSSSFVENWVANGKVAKLRTKAAAGHLGFYQQCKYCEKMFVVCKRLLVDQNIHKQGCHFHRHHMCRAYPF
- the LOC100245391 gene encoding beta carbonic anhydrase 6, mitochondrial isoform X9, translated to MHSRIRSGIRWIGSTMAALRPSSVSFDSSVSGPTNSFMGLLHKSPIFDSRKKLVRVGETHLGSLPSVKRNLVSRLEASSDSLGCGQHLMSNKMGNEMESLDKTDQGLDFFEELKHRFLCFKKQKYLEEPEHFQALAKAQSPKFMVIACADSRVCPSNILGFQPGEAFMIRNVANLVPPVENGPSETNAALEFAVNTLEVENILVIGHSSCAGIETLVRMRDDVNSSSFVENWVANGKVAKLRTKAAAGHLGFYQQCKYLCKRLLVDQNIHKQGCHFHRHHMCRAYPF
- the LOC100245391 gene encoding beta carbonic anhydrase 5, chloroplastic isoform X6, which gives rise to MHSRIRSGIRWIGSTMAALRPSSVSFDSSVSGPTNSFMGLLHKSPIFDSRKKLVRVGETHLGSLPSVKRNLVSRLEASSDSLGCGQHLMSNKMGNEMESLDKTDQGLDFFEELKHRFLCFKKQKYLEEPEHFQALAKAQSPKFMVIACADSRVCPSNILGFQPGEAFMIRNVANLVPPVENGPSETNAALEFAVNTLEVENILVIGHSSCAGIETLVRMRDDVNSSFVENWVANGKVAKLRTKAAAGHLGFYQQCKYCEKESINHSLLNLLTYPWIEDRERKGLLSIHGGYYDFLNCTFEKWTIDFKRSSIEKEGPKCLVKNRAFWC
- the LOC100245391 gene encoding beta carbonic anhydrase 5, chloroplastic isoform X5 gives rise to the protein MHSRIRSGIRWIGSTMAALRPSSVSFDSSVSGPTNSFMGLLHKSPIFDSRKKLVRVGETHLGSLPSVKRNLVSRLEASSDSLGCGQHLMSNKMGNEMESLDKTDQGLDFFEELKHRFLCFKKQKYLEEPEHFQALAKAQSPKFMVIACADSRVCPSNILGFQPGEAFMIRNVANLVPPVENGPSETNAALEFAVNTLEVENILVIGHSSCAGIETLVRMRDDVNSSSFVENWVANGKVAKLRTKAAAGHLGFYQQCKYCEKESINHSLLNLLTYPWIEDRERKGLLSIHGGYYDFLNCTFEKWTIDFKRSSIEKEGPKCLVKNRAFWC
- the LOC100245391 gene encoding beta carbonic anhydrase 3 isoform X4; this encodes MAALRPSSVSFDSSVSGPTNSFMGLLHKSPIFDSRKKLVRVGETHLGSLPSVKRNLVSRLEASSDSLGCGQHLMSNKMGNEMESLDKTDQGLDFFEELKHRFLCFKKQKYLEEPEHFQALAKAQSPKFMVIACADSRVCPSNILGFQPGEAFMIRNVANLVPPVENGPSETNAALEFAVNTLEVENILVIGHSSCAGIETLVRMRDDVNSSSFVENWVANGKVAKLRTKAAAGHLGFYQQCKYCEKMFVVCKRLLVDQNIHKQGCHFHRHHMGISILKCIQLIHSGYHRGSWTLLASSLPYLQMILQGFKKEGRLMKFICQINYLHVNYSIAISFNNDGKMVSAMSQGRAGHCSIQLQLRISEHKPS
- the LOC100245391 gene encoding beta carbonic anhydrase 3 isoform X1, whose translation is MHSRIRSGIRWIGSTMAALRPSSVSFDSSVSGPTNSFMGLLHKSPIFDSRKKLVRVGETHLGSLPSVKRNLVSRLEASSDSLGCGQHLMSNKMGNEMESLDKTDQGLDFFEELKHRFLCFKKQKYLEEPEHFQALAKAQSPKFMVIACADSRVCPSNILGFQPGEAFMIRNVANLVPPVENGPSETNAALEFAVNTLEVENILVIGHSSCAGIETLVRMRDDVNSSSFVENWVANGKVAKLRTKAAAGHLGFYQQCKYCEKMFVVCKRLLVDQNIHKQGCHFHRHHMGISILKCIQLIHSGYHRGSWTLLASSLPYLQMILQGFKKEGRLMKFICQINYLHVNYSIAISFNNDGKMVSAMSQGRAGHCSIQLQLRISEHKPS
- the LOC100245391 gene encoding beta carbonic anhydrase 3 isoform X2, coding for MHSRIRSGIRWIGSTMAALRPSSVSFDSSVSGPTNSFMGLLHKSPIFDSRKKLVRVGETHLGSLPSVKRNLVSRLEASSDSLGCGQHLMSNKMGNEMESLDKTDQGLDFFEELKHRFLCFKKQKYLEEPEHFQALAKAQSPKFMVIACADSRVCPSNILGFQPGEAFMIRNVANLVPPVENGPSETNAALEFAVNTLEVENILVIGHSSCAGIETLVRMRDDVNSSFVENWVANGKVAKLRTKAAAGHLGFYQQCKYCEKMFVVCKRLLVDQNIHKQGCHFHRHHMGISILKCIQLIHSGYHRGSWTLLASSLPYLQMILQGFKKEGRLMKFICQINYLHVNYSIAISFNNDGKMVSAMSQGRAGHCSIQLQLRISEHKPS